From Abiotrophia defectiva ATCC 49176:
GCTCGGCCACATATTCGCCGTCTCAACCAGGTTCTAATCTGCGAAGGTTATCTGGATGTGATTGCCCTGAGCCAGGCCGGTTTCCCGCAGGCTGTGGCGACCATGGGGACTAGCTTGACCAGCCAACACCTTGGTCAGTTAGGCAAGGTGACTCAGGAAATTATTTTTGTCTTTGATGGCGATGCTGCAGGTCAAAAAGCAACTGCTCGGGCTTTTGAATTAAGCCTTACTTTACCGCGTCATACCATTAAGGCTGTTTCCATTCCTGGTAAGATGGACCCCGATGAGTGGATTAAGTCCCGTGGGGCTGATAGCTTCAAGTCCCTGATTAACCAGGCCATTCCGCGCTATGAATTCCTAAAGAATTATCTTCAACAGGAATATCAGCTTGCTGACCTTGAACAGCGAGCACTCTATATTAATCGGCTCTTAGACTTAGTTGCCCAGTTACCATCGCCAATCGAACGAACCATGCGCTTGCAGGCCTTAGCCGAGGAATTCGGTTTAGACTTGGCCATGTTGGAAGAGCAACTGGCACAAGTGTCCTATCGCCATCGCAAGGAACAGGCTAAGGAGAACGATAGACCCAAGCAAGATTCACCTGACAAGTGGGATAAGGCCCATTCTTCGGGATTCTCGGATCAGGCACTTCCGTCTAATCCAGTCCAAGCTAAGCCAGGGGCATTAGATGACCAAATCAAGTCACTTAAGGCCTATCATTGTGAGCGTTACATCCTGTCTAATCTAATTTTTAATGAGCCAGCTTGGCAGTTTATTGAAGGCTTAGACCAGCCTCTGCTCTTTGTCCATCCAAGCGCTCAAGCTATTTATTATCAGCTGGAACACTTCTATTATGAAAAAGGAGGCCGTCTGCCTCTGACCGGTATCTTAGATGTGGAAGCCAGCCCTGATGAGCAACAATACTTGGCCAGCCTGATTTGGGATTATGCCCAAACCGATTATTCGGAGCAGGCCATGCAAGATTGCGTCAAAACCATTGATGCTGCCTTTACTGAGATTCAGCTTAAGGAGCTACAAAACAAACTCAAACAAGCCCAAATACGTGGAGATAAGATCAAGATGAATGAATACTTGGTTGAAATACTGCGCTTAAGCCGGCAATTAAAGAAAAATTAGGAGGTTCTTATATGGCTGAAGAAAAAGATCTAAAGTTAACTCCAAATCAAGACGTCGCCTCACCCTATCTAGAGGCGGTCCAAGCCCTTATTCTGGCTAAAAAGTCAGAAGGACAAGTCCACTATGACGAATTAACAGAGAAAATCGCGAGCCCTTACGGACTAGATGCTGACGGGATTGATACCTTAATCCAAATCGTCGAAGATAATGGGGTTTCTGTTGTCGGTGATGATGGGGGACCAACCAAACAACAAATGGTCCGTGAAGAAGAACAATTGCAGGCTGATTTAGCTGCTGAATCTAAAACCGCGACTTCCAAGCTCAAGGTTAGTGACCCTGTCCGTATGTACCTTAAGGAGATTGGGAATGTCCCTCTCTTAAGTGCTGAGGAAGAAATCAACTTGGCCGTTCGTATCCAAGGTGGTGACGACATTGCTAAGCAAGAACTGGCTGAAGCTAACCTACGTTTAGTGGTTTCCATTGCCAAACGTTATGTGGGCCGTGGCATGCAGTTCCTAGATTTAATTCAAGAAGGGAACATGGGCTTGATGAAGGCCGTTGAAAAGTTCGACCACACCAAGGGCTTTAAGTTCTCTACTTATGCTACCTGGTGGATTCGTCAGGCTATTACTCGCGCCATCGCCGACCAAGCTCGTACTATCCGAATCCCAGTACATATGGTAGAGACCATTAACAAGCTGGTTCGGGTCCAAAGACAGCTATTGCAAGATTTAGGTCGCGAACCAACACCAGAAGAAATCGGGGCGGAAATGGACCTGCCAACTGAAAAAGTGCGTGAAATCCTCAAGATTGCCCAAGAGCCTGTTTCCTTAGAAACACCAATCGGGGAAGAGGACGACTCTCATTTAGGCGACTTCATCGAAGATGAAGGAGCAATGAGCCCAGAAGTCTTCACTTCTTCTGCTTTATTGCGGGAGCAATTAGAAGATGTCTTGGATACCTTGACCGACCGCGAAGAGAATGTTTTACGTCTGCGCTTTGGTTTAGACGATGGTAACATTCGGACCCTAGAACAAGTAGGGAAAGTATTCGGTGTTACTCGTGAGCGTATCCGTCAGATTGAGGCCAAAGCCTTGCGCAAGCTCCGCCACCCAAGTCGTTCTAAACAATTGAAAGACTTCTTAGAGTAAGCAACATATTGAGACCAGCTAGGCGTCCTGTTTTTTTGTTCAAAACAGGACGCCTAGCTGGTCATTAAAAGCGCGACTTTGCTTGACTTAAAGGCCGTCATGCCCTATAATAAAGGGGATTAAAAGCGCAATTAAAAGAAGATAGCCTAGCGACTCTGGGACGGTGGAAGCCAGAGCAAATCGATGGTAGTTTTTAAGTCACTCATAGGCATAAATGAAGCGCTAGTTCAATGTAACTAGAAATAGGGTGGAACCGCGAAGTTATCTTCGTCCCTATGGTGGTCAGTGGATTACCATAGGGACTTTTTATTTGTCGCCAGGGGTTTGCCGTCCCCGCTATAAAGGAGGAAGCATCATGAAGAAGAAAACCATGCAAGATATTATCATGACCTTACAGCAATTCTGGGCTAAGCAAGGCTGTCTGGTTTTACAAAGCTATGATACGGAGAAAGGGGCAGGGACCATGAGCCCTTACACCTTCTTACGTGCCATCGGCCCAGAACCTTGGAATGCCTGCTACGTCGAACCTTCCAGACGTCCAGCAGATGGTCGTTACGGGGAGAACCCTAACCGCCTCTTCCAACACCACCAACTGCAGGTGGTCATGAAGCCATCGCCCCTGAATGTGCAAGAACTCTATTTAGAGAGTTTAGAAGCCATCGGGATTGATCCTTTGGAACATGACATTCGTTTCGTTGAAGACAACTGGGAGAATCCTTCCCTGGGCTGTGCCGGTTTAGGTTGGGAAGTGTGGATTGATGGGATGGAAATTACCCAATTCACCTACTTCCAACAAGTAGGGGGGCTTAAGTGCCATCCAGTGACTAGCGAGATTACTTATGGTCTAGAGCGTTTGGCTATGTATATCCTGGACGTTGAAGATGTCTATGAACTGGAGTGGGTGGAAGGCGTCAAGTATGGCGATATCTTCCGTCAACCTGAACGTGAGCACTCCGTTTATGCTTTCGAACAAAGCAATAGCGACTTGCTCTTCACCTTGTTTACCGAGTTTGAGCAAGAAGCACTTAAATTGATTGACTTAGGTTTGGTCCATCCAGCCTATGACTACATCCTCAAGTGTAGCCATACCTTCAACTTACTCGATGCACGTGGTATGATTTCCGTCTCAGACCGTGCCGGTTACTTAGGTCGCATTCGTAAGATGGCGCGTTCTGTTGCCCAAGCCTTTGTGGCTGAACGTGAAGCCCTTGGCTTCCCACTCCTTAAAAAATCAGAAAGCGAGGCCTAGACCATGGCAGAATTTTTACTTGAAATTGGCATGGAAGAAATTCCTGCACGCTTCCTCTTAGATTTATCACAACAATTAGAAAAACGGGTGGCTGACTTCTTAGCAGAAGAGCGTTTAGCTTATGAGAGCCTCAGCGCCTATGCTACTCCACGCCGTTTGGCGGTCCTAGTCCATGGCTTGGCTGAGCGTAGTGAGGATGTATCTACCAAGGCAAAAGGCCCATCCCTTAAAATCGCCAAAGACGCGGAAGGCAATTGGACTAAAGCAGCCCTTGGCTTTATTAAAGGCCAAGGCGCCAGCCAAGAAGATGTGATTGTAGAAAGCATCAAAGGTGAAGACTATATCTTCGTTAACAAGCATTTGCCAGGTCAAGCTGCAGACCAAGTCTTGTCAGGACTTAATCGTGTCTTAGAGGCCATGACCTTCCCAGTTACTATGACTTGGCATGACTATGAGATTCCATTCATTCGTCCTGTTCACTGGATTGTGGCCCTCCTAGACCAAGAATTGGTGCCTTTAGAGTTTGTTGGCGTTAAATCAGACCGCATCTCTCGTGGCCATCGTTTCTTAGGCCATGACGTGACCTTAGCAAAGGCCACAGACTATGTGGAGGCTTTGCGTGAGCAACATGTCCTAGTAGACTTTGAAGAACGTCGGGCTAATATCCGTCAACAATTGGCTGATTTAGCTTCTGCTCAAGGCTGGCAAGTACCAGTCGATGAAGATTTGCTAGAAGAAGTGACTGCCATTGTCGAATGGCCAACCGTCTTCTATGGTGACTTTGAAGAAAAATATTTATCAGTGCCACATTGTGTCTTGATTACGGCTATGCGTGACCACCAACGTTACTTCTATGCCTTAGATGCTAAAGGTGAGCTCTTGCCAGTTTTCATCTCAGTGCGTAACGGGAATGACCAACACTTAGCCAACGTCGTCAAAGGTAATCAAAAAGTCTTGCGGGCTCGCTTGGAAGATGCCTTATTCTTCTATCAAGAAGACCTCAAACATGACTTAAACTTCTTTGTCGGTAAACTAGCCAACGTTAATGAACACTTTAAGTTAGGCACTTTGGCTGACAAACAAGTGCGTGTTGCTGCCTTAATTAGTCAACTACAAGGGGACCTAAGCTTAGATCACGCGTCTTATGAGGCAGCTTTACGGGCTAGCCAAATCTACAAGTTTGACCTCATGACCCAAGTGGTTGGCGAGTTCGACGAACTCCAAGGTCAAATCGGGGAAATCTACGCTCGTCATTACGGGGAAGAGGCCTTGGTGGCTCAGGCCATTGGGACCCAGTACCTGCCTACTACGAGCGGTGGCGCGCTGCCAAACCAAGATGCCAGTGCACTCTTGGCCTTGGCTGATAAGCTTGACACCTTGTTCCAATACTTCAAGGTTGGCTTAATCCCAACGGGTTCTAACGACCCTTACGCTCTTCGTCGTACGGCTATGGGGATTGTGGAAATCCTCTTAGATCGCGGTTGGGAATTAGATTTGTTACCAGTCTTTAAGCACTTAGTGGAAGCCCATGAGGGCGACCAAGAACTCTTGAAGCAGCTTTCAGACTTTGTCTGGGCGCGGGTTGCTGTGCATTTACGTAACCAATCTGTCGATATGGACCAAATTCAAGGGATTGGGGCAGCTAAGCACTTAGAAGTTGGCAAGGCCAACTATGTAGCCCATTTCCTCAAGACCCACAAGGATAAGAACCCAACGGCCTACAAACGCTTCCTAGAAGCCATTACCCGGGTGGTCAATCTGGGAGCTAAAGTTCAAGAAGAGGCTCAGCTTAACTTAGACCTAGCCCAAACTGATTCTGAGGCTAAGTTGCTAGAAGCCGCTGCTAAAATTGACCAATACAAGATTTCAGTTGATGCCCTCTACATGTATCTGGATAACCTAGTACCGGTGATTGAAGCTTACTTCGATGACAACAAGGTTAATGCCGACGATGAGACTATTCGAGTTAACCGTTTGGCTACCCTCAAGGTGCTGACAGAGGCAGTCTTGGAACTCTTCGATTCACGCTTATTGATTAATAAATTTTAAGACTCAACTAGATGAGTTAGAGAAAGGAGTGCTTTCAATGTCGACCTTTTTAGATCGTGCAAGGGTCACAGTCAAAGCCGGTAAAGGCGGCGACGGTATGGTGGCCTTCCGACGCGAAAAGTATGTCCCAGATGGCGGGCCGGCCGGCGGTGACGGCGGTCGAGGTGGCAGTGTCATTTTCCGAGTGGATGAAGGCCTGCGGACCTTGATGGATTTCCGTTATAATCGTCACTTCAAGGCCAAGAACGGTGAAAACGGTATGAGCAAAGGCATGTATGGTAAGGCTGCGGAAGACTTGATTGTGTCAGTTCCACCAGGTACCATCATTCGCGATGCGACGACTGATAAGTTGCTAGCCGACCTAGTAGAGCAAGGCCAGGAATGTGTCGTTGCTAAGGGCGGTCGTGGTGGACGCGGCAATATTAAATTTGCTACCCATAAGAATCCGGCTCCTTCCATTGCCGAAAATGGTGAGCCAGGTGAAGAAGCCGACCTCCAATTAGAATTGAAGGTTCTGGCCGATGTAGGCTTGGTAGGTTATCCAAGTGTAGGGAAATCGACCCTCTTGTCTGTCATTAGTAATGCCAAGCCTAAAATCGCAGACTATCAATTTACAACCTTAACCCCTAACCTGGGTGTGGTCAAACTCAATTACGATCAGGAATTTATCGTGGCCGATATGCCAGGTCTGATTGAAGGAGCCTCGCAAGGGGTAGGCTTGGGGATTCACTTCCTCCGCCACATTGAGCGGACTAAAGTCTTGTTGCATGTCATTGACATGGCAGCGACTCATGAACGGGATCCCTTCCAAGATTACCTCGATATTATGCATGAGCTGGCTTCTTATCACGAGAAATTACTCTTACGTCCTATGATCATTGTGGCTAATAAGATGGATCAGAGCCAGGCCCAAGAAAATTTACCTAGCTTCAAGCAGAAGCTAGAAGACTATTGCCAAAAAGAAGGCTTAGACTTGCCCGCTATTTTTGAAGTATCTGCTTGGCAAGCCAAGGGGCTCAAGCCACTCTTGGCCTTTACCTATGACTTGGTCCAAAATTCTGACTTTATTCCTTTATTTGAGGAAGAGCCAGAAGAAGTGCATTACCAATTAGAAGAGGAAGTGCCATTCACCTTGACCAAACTTGATGCGGGTTACTGGCAATTGTCAGGGGCTAAGATTGAAAAACTCTATGCCATGACCAATATGGCCCACGATGAGAGTGTGGCACGTTTTGCCCGCCAATTACGTTCCATGGGTGTGGACCAAGCCTTGCGTGAAGCAGGGGCCGAATCCGGTGATTTAGTCGATTTAGCCGGCTATCAGTTTGAATTCATGGATTAAGGGGAGGGGATGTGCATGACCGATAAAACATCTACTAAAAGTCCTCGTTTGGCCTTTTTCGACGGCTATCGTGGGGTCTTAATCCTCTTAATTCTGACCTATTATTTCTTCCAGCATATCTTGCCTGGGGGCTTTCTGGCCGTTAACGCCTTCTTGATGGTGGCAGGTTTCTTCGCCTTCCGTCATTTCTATACAGCCCCAACGCTAAGAAAATCAGTTTCTGTCCGGTCCTATCTCAAGTCTAGACTTGAACGGATTTTCTTCCCAACCTTGTTTATGGTCTTGCTGGTAGCAGCCTATATTGCCTTGTTTGCGCCGGATTATTTCTATAATTTGCGCAATATGGGGTTTTCTAGCCTGTTCTTCGTTAACAACTACTATCAGATTTTGTCCAACCAGTCCTACTTTGTCCAGGCGGCCAATCCAAGTGCCTTTACCCATCTCTGGTACATTTCTATTTATGCCCAGCTGATTCTCTTGACGCCTTTTGTGGTCAAAGTAGTCTATTCTTGGCATCGTAATCCGGCTACTGCTGCCATTATGTTGGTGGCTCTGTCCATTGCTTCGGCAGTGCTTCTGGGCTATCTCTACCAAGATGGACAGGATCCGAGTCGGATATATTATGATTTGTTGACGCGGGCCTTTGCCTTTACCTTTGGTGGGGCACTAGGTTATCTCTTCCCAGTCCATCTCAAGCCAAAAGCTATATCCAAGCGTCAGCAACAAGTATTTAATGGAATTGGGATTGCCAGTGTCATCCTGATGACCTTTATGTTGCTCTTTATGTATGGGACGCAACCCTTTGCCTATCGTTTTGGGATGTTGCTATTCACTTTACTGTCCATGGTTTTTGTCATTGTCAGTCTCCATCCTTCTACTTGGCTACATAAGTTCTTAAGTCTGCCAGTCTTTACCTTCTTTGGTAAACGCAGCTTATCCTACTACCTATGGTTTTATCCGATTCACTTGGTTATTCCAGACCGTTTGAATGGCTTCCATAATATTTGGATCTCAGTCGGTGTTCAGTTCTTACTGATTATGTTGATGGCGGAAATCTCCTATCAACTCTTTGAACGTCGTCGCTTGATTTTGCCATTTGGTCAGGATTTCAACTGGAAACAAACCCAAGCGCGGGTGCGTTACCTGGTTCAACACCGGGCTAGCCTATGGGGCATTAAGACGCTAGCGATTAGCTATCTCTTAGTTTCAACCATTGGTTTAGTGGCTTTGGCTATTACACCAGAACAGAAGAACAAGGCAGCCGATGAGTTAGCAACGGTCATCGAATCTAACCAAAAATTGGTGGAGGAGACCAAGGAGCCTGAAAGTCAGGAAACCAAGGTTATTAATAATATTGAAGGCCTAAACCGCCAAGAACTCCTCCAAGCCAATGCCCTTGAAGTAACCTTTATTGGGGATTCCATCCTATTGGCTTCGGCTGATAAGGTCAAAGAAGTCTTTCCTAAGGCAATCGTTGATGGCCAGATTGGTCGTCAGCTCTACCAAAGCAACGAAGTGATTAATAGCCTCAAGGCCTCTGGTAAACTCAAGGGAACAGTGGTGACGGTCTTAGGTTCTAATGGGACCTTTACCGACGGTCAGCTTAATGACTATATTAATGCCATTGGGACGGACCGGGAGCAGTACTTTGTGACTTCCTCGGTTGATAAGGTCTGGGTAGAAGATGCCAATAATCGTCTCTTCGCTGCGGCTAATCGCTTCTCCAATGTCAAAGTGATTGATTGGCGAACCTTCGCTAAGGGCCACTCTGATTGGTACTATGAGGATGGTATCCATCCAAACCCAACTGGCGCTTTGGAATTTGCTAAATTCGTTGCCAATCAGATTTCGCAAAATCGCTAATCGATTGGCAAGTCAAACAGAAAGGAAATGAGCATGAAGTTATTATTTTTAGGTACTGGGGCGGGTGTCCCAAGCCGCAATCGTAATGTGAGTGCTCTAGCCCTCAAACTCCTTGATGAACTCAATGAGGTTTGGTTATTTGATTGTGGTGAAGCCACCCAACATCAAATCTTAGAAACCTCCCTTAAACCTCGCAAAATCACTAAGATTTTCATTACCCACCTACATGGCGACCATATCTTTGGTCTACCTGGTTTCCTTAGCTCGCGTTCCTTCCAGGGGGGCGATCAGCCCTTGACCCTTTACGGGCCACCGGGTATTAAGGACTTTGTCGAATCAGCCTTACGCTTGTCTAAATCACGCCTCTTATATCCTTTAGAAATCGTCGAACTGTCACCTAAAGGAGGTCGTTTGGATTTAGGTAAGGGCTGGTTAGTTGATTATCAAGCACTCAACCATGGTATTCTAAGCTTTGGCTACCGAATCATGGAGCCAAGAACTAGTGGTGAGCTCTTAGTAGATCGTTTGGCTCAGTATCAGATTCCTAATGGGCCGATTTTTGGTCAGCTTAAACGCGGTGAGACTGTCACCTTAGCTGACGGCACCGTCCTTAACGGACAGGATTTTCTAGCGCCAGCTAGAGAGGGAAGAGTAGTCACTATCCTGGGAGATACCAAGACCTGTGATGCTATTCAAGAACTGGCTCAAGATGCTGATGCTTTAGTACACGAATGTACCTTTGAAGAAAGTGAAGCCCGAATGGCTGCGTCCTATCACCATTCGACCAGCCGTCAGGCCGCACAAGTGGCCCAGGCAAGTAATGTCAAAGCCCTCTATCTAACCCATATTAGCGCTCGCTATATGGGAAGAGACGCCAAGCAATTAGAAGACCAAGCGCGCCGTATTTTTGAAGGAGCGAGACTGGTCTATGACTTTGATGAGTTTGATGTGATAGGAGGAGATAGCTCATGTCAAGAAACTTAGATAAGCAAGTCGTGATCATCACGGGTGCGACTAGTGGTATTGGCCAAGCTGTGGCCCACCAATTGGCCCAAGAAGGCTGTAAGTTAGTATTGGCAGCCAGACGTCAGGACCGCTTGCAGGCCCTTGCTCAGGAACTTGAAGAGCAGTGGGGTACAGAGGTTATAGTCCAAGTAACGGATATGTCTCAGCCTCAAGCTATTGAGGCATTAGTGGCGGCTACACTTGAAGCCTTTGGTCGTATTGATATTCTCTTCAGTAATGCGGGGTATGGAGACTTCCAAGCCTTCTCGGAAAATCAACCTCAGCAAGTGGTGGATATGTTCCAAGTCAATGTCTTCGGCATGATGTACTTGAGCCAGTTGGTGGCTATCCAGCAGTTAAACCAAGGTGGCCCAGGTCAAATTCACTTAGTAGGCTCTATTGCCGGGAAAATCCCGACCGCTATGACTAGCGCTTATGCAGCTTCTAAGGCGGCTATAATTGCTTATGCTGACGCCTTGAGACTGGAACTCTATGAGACACCTATTCAAGTCTCCGCCATCAATCCAGGCCCAGTTAAGACAGCTTTCTTTGATCGTTCGCCACAAATGCTAGCCTACGCGCAAGTAGTCGAGGCCTTCAGTCTTGAAGCAGATGAGCTGGCTAGTCGCATTGTAGCCAATATGAAACGCAAGCATGTCAAACGAGAATTAAATCTGCCTTGGCAGTTAGCCTTTGCCTCAAAACTCTATGGCTTATTTCCACAGGCTGGAGATTTCTTAGCTGCCCGCTTGTTTAATTTGAAGGAGGAATAGTCCATGCGTCAACAATGGAAATTAATTTTAGGTGTCTGTGCGGTTATTCTAGTGGTAATCTTCGCCCTACAGAACGTTAACAACGTGCAGGTAACCTTCCTCTTCTTCCAAGCTCAGATGCCTATGGTCTTAGTCTTATTGATTTCGATTCTCTTTGGCCTCTTAATTGGTTTCTTGTCTTCTTTATCCAGTCACATGGCCAATCGTACAGCCATTAAGAACCTAAATAAGGAGCGCGAAGCCCTTACCAAAGAACAGTCTAATTTTGAGACGACTAAGGCGGAATTAGAAGCCCAATATCAGGCTAATCTTGAAGAAAAGAATCAAGAAATTGCGAGTCTTCAAGAAGCCTTAGCCGATTTGAAGACACAGCTTGAAGCCCAGTCTCAAAGCCAATCGCAAGAAGAAGAGAACGGTGACTTAGAGGCTGATTTGGACCAATCAGCTCAAGAACTTGAAGACAGTGTGGATGAATTTGAAGAGAGTTTGCAAGATGATGAGGATCCTCAGGTTTCGAGGGGGTAGAGCATGAACTTGACACACTATGAGTGGCACTATCGAAGCTTGCCGGACGATTGGCAAGACAAGGTGGCTGAATGGCAGCAAGCCGGTTTAGGCTATAGTGACACTTTTCTGCGGCTATGTTTGGCGCGTGGACTTGAGACTTTGGAAGAAATCAAGAACGCGACTAATCAGATGCCCCAAACCTTCCACGATGCTTTTCTACTTTATGACATGGAACGCGCTGTGGAAAGAATCCAGGCAGCCATCGAGTACCAAGAACTTATCTTGATTTACGGTGACTATGATGCTGATGGCATTACCTCTACTCTGATTCTCTATGAGACCTTGGAGATGTTGGGTGCGCGAGTTATTTACTATGTGCCCAATCGCTTGGTGGATGGCTATGGGCCTAATTTGGCTCGCTATCAGGACTTTGTGGCACAAGGCGTTCAGTTGATTTTGACTTGCGATAATGGGGTGGCAGGTTTTGAAGCCATCGAATGGGCTATGCAGGCTGGTGTGGATGTCATTGTGACGGACCACCATGAGGTCCAAGCCACCTTGCCTTCAGCCTATGCTGTGATTCATCCCAGACATCCACAAGGCCATTATCCCTTCCCAGATTTGAGTGGAGCAGGGGTGGCCCTGAAGTTGGCCACAGCCTTATTAGGCGAAGTGCCAACGGAGTTAGTGGAATTAGCTGCCATTGGGACTGTCAGTGACGTGGTCTCCCTTCGTGACGAGAACCGGACCCTTGTCCTGAGCGGTCTCCAGCTCATGCGCGATACCATGCGCATTGGCTTGCGATTAATGCTTGAAGAAGAGCAAGTCGATATGGAAAACATGACGGCTGACACAATTGGTTTTACCATTGGGCCTCGGCTTAATGCGATTGGTCGTTTGGGCGACCCGACGCCAGCCTTGGAACTGCTCAAAACCCAGGATGAGGAAGAAGCCCAAGAGCTATTAGCCTTAATTAACGAGAAAAACCAGGAACGTAAGGACTTGGTTGCTAATATTATGGATCAGGTTAGCCAAAGACTGGGTCAGGGGCCAATTCCTCATATTATTATTGAATCTGACCCTAGCTGGCCAGCTGGAGTTGTTGGGATTGTGGCCGGCCGCTTGAGCGAACACTACCAGCGTCCAGCCCTCATCTTCCAGTATCAGGCAGATAAAGGTCAATACAAGGGGAGTGGGCGTTCAACAGAAGCTGTCCATCTCTTTGACTGGTTGACCGATATTAAGGAGCATCTGGCCCAATTTGGTGGTCATGCCCAGGCGGCAGGTATGACAGTTAATCAAGATCAATGGCAAGACTTTGTCTCAGCCTTGCAGGCCAAGGCTCAAGCTCAGGCAGAAAGTGAGCCTAGAAAAGCGCCCTTGACCATTGATTTGTCCTTAAAGCTGTCGGAAGTAGGGACTGACTTCATCCAAGAAGTCCAGTTACTGGGTCCCTTCGGTATGGATAATGATAAGCCAGTCTTTGCTTTTGAGGAGGCAAAGCTTAACCAGGTGCGATTGATAGGGACTAATAGCCAGCATGCTAAGCTAGTCCTAGGACAGGATGGGCAAGAGCTTAATGCCATTGGCTTTGACTTTGCTGATCGCATGCGAGATCGACAAGTGGGAGATAGCCTGACTGCTGTAGGTCATTTGGACTTAAACAAATGGCAGAATCGGGTCAGCCCTCAATTGCTCCTGTCTGATATTGGGGTCTCAGGTGCTGCCTGGTATGACTGGCGGGCAAGTGGCCAACAAGGTCGTCTCTGGCAGCTAGATCAAGTTGTCTATGTATGTCAGCGCGAGGCAGTTAAGGCTCAAGTTTCTTCTCGCCTTCAGCCCGGTTCTGCTCTGATGACCTATCAAGAAGTTCAAGGAGCCAATCTTACCCATTATCAAGGCCTAGTGCTCTTAGAGCCACCCAAGCAAATGTTGGATTTCGACCAGCTGGTGCTTAGTCAGGATTGGCAGGCCTTCTACTTGGTGCTCTATGCCCAAGAATCCAAATATTTGGCAGGTCTG
This genomic window contains:
- a CDS encoding acyltransferase family protein; protein product: MTDKTSTKSPRLAFFDGYRGVLILLILTYYFFQHILPGGFLAVNAFLMVAGFFAFRHFYTAPTLRKSVSVRSYLKSRLERIFFPTLFMVLLVAAYIALFAPDYFYNLRNMGFSSLFFVNNYYQILSNQSYFVQAANPSAFTHLWYISIYAQLILLTPFVVKVVYSWHRNPATAAIMLVALSIASAVLLGYLYQDGQDPSRIYYDLLTRAFAFTFGGALGYLFPVHLKPKAISKRQQQVFNGIGIASVILMTFMLLFMYGTQPFAYRFGMLLFTLLSMVFVIVSLHPSTWLHKFLSLPVFTFFGKRSLSYYLWFYPIHLVIPDRLNGFHNIWISVGVQFLLIMLMAEISYQLFERRRLILPFGQDFNWKQTQARVRYLVQHRASLWGIKTLAISYLLVSTIGLVALAITPEQKNKAADELATVIESNQKLVEETKEPESQETKVINNIEGLNRQELLQANALEVTFIGDSILLASADKVKEVFPKAIVDGQIGRQLYQSNEVINSLKASGKLKGTVVTVLGSNGTFTDGQLNDYINAIGTDREQYFVTSSVDKVWVEDANNRLFAAANRFSNVKVIDWRTFAKGHSDWYYEDGIHPNPTGALEFAKFVANQISQNR
- the rnz gene encoding ribonuclease Z; translation: MKLLFLGTGAGVPSRNRNVSALALKLLDELNEVWLFDCGEATQHQILETSLKPRKITKIFITHLHGDHIFGLPGFLSSRSFQGGDQPLTLYGPPGIKDFVESALRLSKSRLLYPLEIVELSPKGGRLDLGKGWLVDYQALNHGILSFGYRIMEPRTSGELLVDRLAQYQIPNGPIFGQLKRGETVTLADGTVLNGQDFLAPAREGRVVTILGDTKTCDAIQELAQDADALVHECTFEESEARMAASYHHSTSRQAAQVAQASNVKALYLTHISARYMGRDAKQLEDQARRIFEGARLVYDFDEFDVIGGDSSCQET
- a CDS encoding SDR family oxidoreductase, with the translated sequence MSRNLDKQVVIITGATSGIGQAVAHQLAQEGCKLVLAARRQDRLQALAQELEEQWGTEVIVQVTDMSQPQAIEALVAATLEAFGRIDILFSNAGYGDFQAFSENQPQQVVDMFQVNVFGMMYLSQLVAIQQLNQGGPGQIHLVGSIAGKIPTAMTSAYAASKAAIIAYADALRLELYETPIQVSAINPGPVKTAFFDRSPQMLAYAQVVEAFSLEADELASRIVANMKRKHVKRELNLPWQLAFASKLYGLFPQAGDFLAARLFNLKEE
- a CDS encoding LapA family protein; amino-acid sequence: MRQQWKLILGVCAVILVVIFALQNVNNVQVTFLFFQAQMPMVLVLLISILFGLLIGFLSSLSSHMANRTAIKNLNKEREALTKEQSNFETTKAELEAQYQANLEEKNQEIASLQEALADLKTQLEAQSQSQSQEEENGDLEADLDQSAQELEDSVDEFEESLQDDEDPQVSRG
- the recJ gene encoding single-stranded-DNA-specific exonuclease RecJ; protein product: MNLTHYEWHYRSLPDDWQDKVAEWQQAGLGYSDTFLRLCLARGLETLEEIKNATNQMPQTFHDAFLLYDMERAVERIQAAIEYQELILIYGDYDADGITSTLILYETLEMLGARVIYYVPNRLVDGYGPNLARYQDFVAQGVQLILTCDNGVAGFEAIEWAMQAGVDVIVTDHHEVQATLPSAYAVIHPRHPQGHYPFPDLSGAGVALKLATALLGEVPTELVELAAIGTVSDVVSLRDENRTLVLSGLQLMRDTMRIGLRLMLEEEQVDMENMTADTIGFTIGPRLNAIGRLGDPTPALELLKTQDEEEAQELLALINEKNQERKDLVANIMDQVSQRLGQGPIPHIIIESDPSWPAGVVGIVAGRLSEHYQRPALIFQYQADKGQYKGSGRSTEAVHLFDWLTDIKEHLAQFGGHAQAAGMTVNQDQWQDFVSALQAKAQAQAESEPRKAPLTIDLSLKLSEVGTDFIQEVQLLGPFGMDNDKPVFAFEEAKLNQVRLIGTNSQHAKLVLGQDGQELNAIGFDFADRMRDRQVGDSLTAVGHLDLNKWQNRVSPQLLLSDIGVSGAAWYDWRASGQQGRLWQLDQVVYVCQREAVKAQVSSRLQPGSALMTYQEVQGANLTHYQGLVLLEPPKQMLDFDQLVLSQDWQAFYLVLYAQESKYLAGLPQRADFAKLYRWLVSQEPFNLRARLAEISQGLAINPVQLKLMFHVFYEAGFVSIEEGQVAVQDASRHQNTNLEETAAYRAYQAAMDSEEVLVFATLDQIKEYVKKLGVKS